The following are from one region of the Knoellia sp. p5-6-4 genome:
- a CDS encoding ABC transporter permease yields MTTHFFGDTVVLTGRSLRHITRSLDTIITTTVMPIAFLLLFVFVFGGAISSGSDSYVDYLLPGILLITVASGVSYTAFRLFLDMDSGIFERFHSMPITRSSVLWAHVLTSLVAILMSLVVVVLAALLMGFRSGAGVLAWLAVAGILTLFTLALTWLAVIPGLSAKTADGASAFSYPLILLPFISSAFVPTETMPGPVRAFAEHQPVTSIVDAVRDLLTQQPVGTDIWLALAWCGGLLIVAYVFATVIYRRRIS; encoded by the coding sequence ATGACCACGCACTTCTTCGGTGACACCGTCGTGCTCACAGGACGATCCCTGCGCCACATCACGCGCAGTCTGGACACCATCATCACGACAACGGTCATGCCGATCGCCTTCCTGCTGCTGTTCGTCTTCGTGTTCGGGGGCGCGATCAGCTCAGGGTCGGACTCCTACGTGGACTACCTGCTGCCCGGCATCCTGCTCATCACGGTTGCCTCGGGCGTCTCCTACACCGCGTTCCGGCTCTTCCTGGACATGGACAGCGGCATCTTCGAGCGGTTCCACTCCATGCCGATCACACGGTCGTCCGTGCTGTGGGCGCATGTGCTGACCTCATTGGTCGCCATCCTGATGTCGCTGGTGGTCGTCGTGCTCGCAGCCCTCCTCATGGGCTTCCGCTCTGGTGCCGGCGTCCTGGCGTGGCTCGCGGTCGCCGGGATCCTGACCCTGTTCACCCTGGCGCTGACGTGGCTGGCCGTGATCCCCGGTCTCTCCGCGAAGACCGCGGACGGCGCGAGCGCGTTCTCCTACCCGCTCATCCTCCTGCCGTTCATCAGCTCGGCCTTCGTGCCCACCGAGACCATGCCCGGCCCGGTGCGCGCCTTCGCCGAGCACCAGCCGGTGACGTCCATCGTCGACGCGGTCCGCGACCTGCTCACCCAGCAGCCGGTGGGCACCGACATCTGGCTCGCCCTTGCCTGGTGCGGCGGACTCCTCATCGTGGCGTACGTCTTCGCCACCGTGATCTACCGTCGCAGGATCTCCTAG
- a CDS encoding ATP-binding cassette domain-containing protein codes for MTTPAAVAPAIGVQGLEKSFKELEVLRGVEFEVERGSIFALLGSNGAGKTTVVRILSTLLRADAGTASVNGFDVATQAADVRESISLTGQFAAVDDILSGRENLVLVARLRHLQDPETIAHDLLDRFSLSDAAARKVSTYSGGMRRRLDIAMSLVGNPPVIFLDEPTTGLDPQARVEVWRTVRELAERGTTVLLTTQYLDEAEQLADRIAILHGGRIIVNGTLAELKLLLPPATVEYVEKQPTLEDVFLALVGDDGRDRDAVAAPSVRKTEEQR; via the coding sequence ATGACGACGCCCGCGGCAGTTGCACCTGCCATCGGGGTGCAGGGTCTGGAGAAGTCCTTCAAGGAGCTCGAGGTGCTGCGCGGTGTGGAGTTCGAGGTGGAGCGGGGCAGCATCTTCGCCCTGCTCGGGTCGAACGGGGCGGGCAAGACCACGGTCGTGAGAATCCTGTCCACGCTCCTGCGGGCCGACGCGGGGACGGCCAGCGTCAACGGCTTCGACGTCGCCACGCAGGCCGCGGACGTGCGGGAGTCCATCAGCCTCACAGGCCAGTTCGCGGCCGTCGACGACATCCTCAGCGGGCGGGAGAACCTCGTGCTGGTCGCCCGGTTGCGGCACCTCCAGGACCCGGAGACGATCGCGCACGACCTGCTCGATCGCTTCTCGCTGAGCGACGCCGCAGCGCGCAAGGTGTCGACCTACTCGGGCGGCATGCGCCGGCGCCTCGACATCGCGATGAGCCTCGTCGGGAACCCGCCGGTCATCTTCCTCGACGAGCCGACGACCGGGCTCGACCCCCAGGCGCGGGTCGAGGTGTGGCGGACGGTCAGGGAGCTCGCCGAGCGCGGCACGACCGTGCTGCTCACGACGCAGTACCTGGACGAGGCCGAACAGCTGGCCGACCGGATCGCGATCCTCCACGGGGGTCGGATCATCGTGAACGGCACCCTCGCCGAACTCAAGCTGCTGCTCCCACCCGCCACGGTCGAGTACGTCGAGAAGCAGCCGACCCTCGAAGACGTCTTCCTCGCCCTCGTCGGTGACGACGGCAGGGACCGCGACGCCGTCGCCGCACCGTCAGTACGCAAGACTGAGGAGCAACGATGA
- a CDS encoding SPFH domain-containing protein, whose protein sequence is MEIGAGYIVLLLLLIFAGIVIIRTVRIVPQQTALIIERLGRYSRTLEGGIHFLVPFVDKVRATVDLREQVVSFPPQPVITSDNLVVNIDTVIYYSVIDAKSAVYEIANFIQGIEQLTVTTLRNVIGSLDLEQTLTSRDQINAQLRGVLDEATGKWGIRVNRVELKAIDPPMSVQESMEKQMKAERERRAQILYAEGTKQSAILTAEGEKQSQILRAEGSAQARILEAQGQARAIQQVFDAIHRGKPTQKLLAYQYLQVLPQLARGDANKMWIIPSELTDALKGIGGMLGRGEGGGTFSGGDDEAWVDPGDLGTAFEETALEDPRQALAEARGQAGRASREATEHATPAPRVQPPMTPPADAVPEPEPGDPATEPAVPPVPPPAQGGQPGTPPA, encoded by the coding sequence ATGGAAATCGGAGCGGGCTACATCGTCCTGCTGCTGCTTCTCATCTTCGCGGGGATCGTCATCATCCGCACGGTGCGGATCGTCCCGCAGCAGACGGCGCTCATCATCGAACGGCTCGGGCGCTACTCGCGCACCCTCGAGGGCGGCATCCACTTCCTCGTGCCGTTCGTCGACAAGGTGCGCGCCACCGTCGACCTGCGTGAGCAGGTCGTCTCGTTCCCGCCGCAGCCGGTCATCACCTCCGACAACCTCGTCGTCAACATCGACACGGTCATCTACTACTCGGTGATCGACGCCAAGTCCGCGGTCTACGAGATCGCCAACTTCATCCAGGGAATCGAGCAGCTCACCGTCACGACCCTGCGCAACGTCATCGGCTCGCTCGACCTCGAGCAGACGCTCACCAGCCGCGACCAGATCAACGCACAGCTGCGCGGGGTCCTCGACGAGGCAACCGGCAAGTGGGGCATCCGGGTCAACCGCGTGGAGCTCAAGGCCATCGACCCGCCGATGTCGGTGCAGGAGTCGATGGAGAAGCAGATGAAGGCCGAGCGCGAGCGCCGCGCCCAGATCCTGTATGCCGAGGGCACCAAGCAGTCCGCGATCCTCACCGCCGAGGGCGAGAAGCAGAGCCAGATCCTGCGCGCGGAGGGCTCGGCGCAGGCCCGCATCCTCGAGGCCCAGGGCCAGGCCCGGGCCATCCAGCAGGTCTTCGACGCCATCCACCGCGGCAAGCCGACCCAGAAGCTGCTCGCCTACCAGTACCTCCAGGTGCTGCCGCAGCTCGCCCGCGGCGACGCCAACAAGATGTGGATCATCCCGAGCGAGCTGACCGACGCCCTGAAGGGGATCGGCGGCATGCTCGGACGCGGCGAGGGCGGCGGCACGTTCTCCGGGGGCGACGACGAGGCCTGGGTCGACCCGGGCGACCTCGGCACGGCCTTCGAGGAGACCGCCCTCGAGGACCCCAGGCAGGCCTTGGCCGAGGCCCGTGGCCAGGCAGGGCGCGCCAGCCGCGAGGCCACCGAGCACGCCACCCCGGCCCCGCGGGTGCAGCCCCCCATGACGCCGCCGGCTGACGCCGTGCCCGAGCCGGAGCCGGGCGACCCGGCCACCGAGCCCGCGGTGCCCCCGGTGCCGCCACCCGCGCAGGGCGGCCAGCCCGGCACGCCGCCGGCCTGA
- a CDS encoding DUF1048 domain-containing protein, which translates to MRIPDLATKAIGEKRRWRQYKARVALLPPNYRGAAKGVERYLMHAGGVSDGETAMRMLEDLADLFEQSVANGSSVRDVVGEDPVEFVEAFIRNYDEGSWLRRERDRLVKAIDDAEAEEGQGSR; encoded by the coding sequence ATGCGAATCCCTGACCTAGCCACCAAGGCGATCGGCGAGAAGCGTCGGTGGCGGCAGTACAAGGCGCGTGTGGCGCTGCTCCCCCCGAACTACCGCGGCGCGGCGAAGGGGGTCGAGCGCTACCTCATGCACGCCGGCGGGGTGTCTGACGGCGAGACCGCGATGCGGATGCTCGAGGACCTCGCCGACCTGTTCGAGCAGAGCGTGGCGAACGGCTCGTCCGTTCGCGACGTCGTCGGCGAGGACCCCGTCGAGTTCGTCGAGGCGTTCATCCGCAACTACGACGAAGGCAGCTGGCTTCGCAGGGAGCGGGACCGGTTGGTCAAGGCCATCGACGACGCCGAGGCGGAAGAAGGGCAGGGCTCGCGATGA
- a CDS encoding ABC transporter ATP-binding protein — MSDVLEFAGVSVVRGQSTLLDDITWEVEEGQRWVILGPNGAGKTTLLQLAAGRMHPTRGVAGVLTEVLGTVDVFELRPRIGLASASLAERIPGDEVVHNVVVTASYGVVGRWREAYDTLDHQRAAELLEALGADHLADRRFGTLSEGERKRVQIARALMTDPELMLLDEPAAGLDLAGREDLVRRLGGLAADVEAPALVLVTHHVEEIPPSFTDVLLLREGRVVAQGPIEITLTAENLSATFGLPLVLDRHGDRWSARAGNGAGTQGPASAS; from the coding sequence ATGAGTGACGTCCTGGAGTTCGCCGGTGTGAGCGTCGTGCGGGGTCAGAGCACCCTGCTCGACGACATCACCTGGGAGGTCGAGGAGGGCCAGAGGTGGGTCATCCTCGGCCCCAACGGAGCCGGCAAGACGACCCTGCTCCAGCTGGCGGCCGGCCGGATGCATCCCACGCGCGGGGTGGCCGGCGTCCTCACCGAGGTGCTCGGCACGGTCGACGTGTTCGAGCTGCGTCCGCGGATCGGCCTGGCCTCCGCCTCGCTGGCCGAGCGCATCCCCGGCGACGAGGTGGTGCACAACGTCGTGGTCACCGCGTCCTACGGCGTGGTCGGCCGCTGGCGGGAGGCCTACGACACCCTCGACCACCAGCGGGCGGCGGAGCTGCTCGAGGCGCTCGGGGCCGACCATCTCGCCGACCGACGGTTCGGCACCCTCTCGGAGGGGGAGCGCAAGCGGGTGCAGATCGCACGAGCGCTCATGACCGACCCCGAGCTCATGCTGCTCGACGAGCCGGCTGCCGGCCTCGACCTCGCGGGGCGCGAGGACCTCGTGCGCCGCCTGGGCGGGCTGGCCGCCGACGTCGAGGCGCCGGCGCTCGTGCTCGTGACCCACCACGTCGAGGAGATCCCCCCGTCCTTCACCGACGTGCTGCTCCTGCGCGAGGGCAGGGTGGTCGCCCAGGGGCCGATCGAGATCACCCTGACGGCCGAGAACCTCTCGGCCACGTTCGGGCTGCCGCTCGTGCTCGACCGCCACGGCGACCGCTGGTCGGCCCGCGCCGGCAACGGTGCGGGAACGCAGGGGCCGGCCTCGGCGTCGTAA
- the glgA gene encoding glycogen synthase: protein MRVDVLSKEYPPQIYGGAGVHVAELVRALRVRGDVDTRVRCFGLPRDEAGTYGYADLPDLADANPALQTMGVDLRMAGDCLGADLVHSHTWYANFAGHTASLLGGMPHVVTAHSLEPMRPWKAEQLGGGYRVSSFVERTAYEAADAVIAVSAGMRDDVLRAYPSIDPERVHVVHNGIDAQLWQRDPDPDIARRHGVDPERPSVIFVGRITRQKGLPYLLRAAAALPPEVQVVLCAGAPDTPEILAEVEALMDTLRSQRDGVVWIPEMLPRGEVVALLSCATVFACPSVYEPLGIVNLEAMACELPVVATATGGIPEVVVPGETGWLVPIEQVQDGTGTPVDPDRFVSDLAAALNDAVSDPARADRMGLAGRRRALDAFSWATIGDRTMQVYLDVLRRRALA, encoded by the coding sequence GTGAGAGTCGACGTCCTCAGCAAGGAGTACCCGCCCCAGATCTACGGCGGCGCCGGGGTCCACGTGGCCGAGCTCGTCCGAGCGCTGCGCGTGCGGGGCGACGTCGACACCCGGGTGCGCTGCTTCGGCCTGCCGAGGGACGAGGCGGGCACCTACGGCTACGCCGACCTGCCGGACCTGGCGGACGCCAACCCGGCCCTGCAGACCATGGGGGTCGACCTGCGGATGGCCGGCGACTGCCTCGGGGCCGACCTCGTGCACTCGCACACGTGGTACGCCAACTTCGCCGGCCACACGGCCTCCCTGCTCGGCGGGATGCCGCACGTGGTCACGGCGCACAGCCTCGAGCCGATGCGCCCGTGGAAGGCCGAGCAGCTCGGCGGCGGCTACCGGGTGTCCTCCTTCGTGGAACGCACCGCCTACGAGGCGGCCGACGCCGTGATCGCGGTCAGCGCAGGCATGCGCGACGACGTGCTGCGCGCCTACCCCTCCATCGACCCCGAGCGGGTGCACGTGGTGCACAACGGCATCGACGCGCAGCTGTGGCAGCGCGACCCCGACCCGGACATCGCCCGCCGGCACGGGGTCGACCCGGAACGCCCGTCGGTCATCTTCGTCGGGCGGATCACCCGTCAGAAGGGCCTGCCCTACCTGCTGCGGGCGGCCGCGGCGCTGCCTCCGGAGGTGCAGGTCGTGCTGTGCGCGGGCGCGCCGGACACCCCGGAGATCCTGGCCGAGGTCGAGGCACTCATGGACACGCTCCGCTCGCAGCGCGACGGGGTCGTGTGGATCCCCGAGATGCTGCCGCGCGGCGAGGTCGTGGCCCTGCTGAGCTGCGCCACCGTCTTCGCGTGCCCGTCGGTCTACGAGCCGCTCGGCATCGTGAACCTCGAGGCGATGGCCTGCGAGCTGCCGGTGGTCGCGACCGCGACCGGCGGCATCCCCGAGGTGGTCGTGCCCGGGGAGACGGGCTGGCTGGTCCCCATCGAGCAGGTGCAGGACGGCACCGGCACGCCCGTCGACCCGGACCGGTTCGTGAGCGACCTCGCAGCCGCCCTCAACGACGCCGTCAGCGACCCCGCGCGCGCCGACCGGATGGGGTTGGCAGGGCGCCGGCGGGCGCTGGACGCCTTCTCGTGGGCCACGATCGGCGACCGGACGATGCAGGTCTACCTCGACGTGCTGCGGCGCCGGGCCCTGGCCTAG
- a CDS encoding TSUP family transporter — protein MEWGVVLPLGLALFAGAFVQSSIGFGMALVAAPFVVVLAPELMPGALLVTSFSLPVVQLAHAPADIAWRPLGIALGGRALLTPVGVAVVALMSVQAISVLVGLLVLLSVAASVWAIEMRATDRNAAVAGALAGISGTAASIGGPFLALVLQHERPTRLRATLAAFFLAGTAFAVLGLALVGEFTGDQLRAGLSWIPFVALGYVAAGPLRERLDRGRLRLAVLWFCTIAGTSVIVRALAT, from the coding sequence ATGGAGTGGGGAGTGGTGCTCCCGCTCGGGCTCGCGCTGTTCGCCGGCGCGTTCGTGCAGAGCTCGATCGGCTTCGGGATGGCCCTCGTGGCAGCGCCGTTCGTCGTGGTGCTCGCGCCCGAGCTGATGCCGGGGGCGCTGCTGGTGACCAGCTTCAGCCTGCCGGTGGTGCAGCTCGCGCACGCGCCTGCCGACATCGCGTGGCGGCCCCTCGGCATCGCCCTGGGAGGCCGGGCGCTGCTCACCCCTGTCGGCGTCGCCGTCGTGGCCCTGATGTCCGTGCAGGCGATCTCCGTCCTGGTGGGCCTGCTGGTCCTGCTCTCGGTGGCGGCGTCGGTCTGGGCCATCGAGATGCGCGCCACCGACCGCAACGCCGCCGTGGCCGGGGCCCTCGCAGGGATCTCAGGGACGGCTGCCTCCATCGGCGGGCCCTTCCTGGCCCTGGTGCTGCAGCACGAGCGGCCCACGCGGTTGCGGGCCACCCTGGCCGCCTTCTTCCTCGCCGGCACGGCGTTCGCGGTCCTCGGCCTGGCGCTCGTGGGGGAGTTCACGGGCGACCAGCTCCGGGCGGGCCTGTCGTGGATCCCCTTCGTCGCGCTCGGGTACGTCGCCGCCGGCCCGCTGCGCGAGCGTCTCGACCGTGGCCGGCTGAGGTTGGCGGTGCTGTGGTTCTGCACGATTGCCGGGACCAGCGTGATCGTTCGGGCCCTCGCCACCTGA
- a CDS encoding PadR family transcriptional regulator has protein sequence MGKQETEMLKGTLEGIVLAILSARPAHGYEITAWLRDQGFSDIAEGTVYALLVRVENRGLVDVEKVPSEKGPPRKVYSLNARGREHLEEFWRTWSLLAERIHRLREGED, from the coding sequence ATGGGCAAGCAGGAGACGGAGATGCTCAAGGGGACCCTGGAGGGCATCGTCCTGGCGATCCTGTCCGCCCGGCCCGCGCACGGCTACGAGATCACGGCGTGGCTGCGCGACCAGGGCTTCTCCGACATCGCCGAGGGCACCGTCTACGCGTTGCTCGTCAGGGTCGAGAACCGCGGCCTCGTCGACGTCGAGAAGGTCCCGTCCGAGAAGGGACCGCCGCGGAAGGTGTACTCGCTCAACGCTCGAGGACGCGAGCACCTCGAAGAGTTCTGGAGGACCTGGAGCCTTCTCGCAGAACGAATTCACCGGCTCCGCGAAGGAGAGGACTGA
- a CDS encoding sulfite exporter TauE/SafE family protein, whose product MSAVEALCILLAGMAAGTINTIVGSGTLITFPTLLFFGYPPVVANVSNTVGLVAGGLTGVHGYRAELRGATRTLRRLVPMSLLGAVIGAVLLLVLPPEAFNAIVPALIALGLVLVVLGPRLQDAAVRRHRDAVVPWHQPVMMGGVLVAGIYGGYFGAAQGVILIGLLSALSSEPLQRLNGYKNVLGTVVNAVAAVTFMLVARDRIDWPAAGLVALGALAGGYIGSTVGRRLPPNGLRAFIIVIGVVAIVKMVWFP is encoded by the coding sequence GTGTCTGCCGTCGAAGCCCTCTGCATCCTGCTCGCGGGCATGGCGGCCGGCACGATCAACACCATCGTGGGCTCCGGGACGCTCATCACCTTTCCCACGCTGCTCTTCTTCGGCTACCCACCGGTCGTCGCCAACGTGTCGAACACCGTGGGACTGGTGGCCGGAGGCCTGACGGGCGTGCACGGCTACCGCGCCGAGCTGCGGGGCGCGACGCGCACGCTGCGCCGCCTCGTGCCGATGTCGTTGCTCGGCGCGGTGATCGGCGCGGTGCTGCTGCTGGTGCTTCCGCCCGAGGCGTTCAACGCCATCGTGCCGGCGCTGATTGCGCTCGGCCTCGTGCTGGTCGTGCTCGGGCCACGCCTGCAGGACGCTGCGGTGCGGCGGCACCGTGACGCGGTGGTGCCGTGGCACCAGCCCGTCATGATGGGCGGCGTCCTCGTCGCCGGGATCTACGGGGGCTACTTCGGCGCAGCCCAGGGGGTCATCCTCATCGGCCTCCTGAGCGCCCTGAGCAGCGAGCCGCTCCAGCGCCTCAACGGCTACAAGAACGTCCTGGGCACCGTCGTGAACGCGGTCGCCGCGGTGACCTTCATGCTCGTGGCCCGGGACAGGATCGACTGGCCCGCAGCGGGTCTGGTCGCCCTCGGCGCGCTGGCGGGCGGCTACATCGGCTCCACGGTCGGCCGACGCCTGCCCCCGAACGGCCTGCGAGCGTTCATCATCGTCATCGGCGTCGTCGCCATCGTGAAGATGGTCTGGTTCCCCTGA
- a CDS encoding nuclear transport factor 2 family protein — MAEHTRSAEETVRAWHDAVNSGDVEAAVALCTPSVAVGGPQGTGHGHELMRAWLRRSGIRLEPQHPLREVDGRVFVHERAQWTTTEHAPAQAPTEHPVDTWAVFTAADGLVTSVSRYETEDDALHAVAAGD, encoded by the coding sequence ATGGCTGAGCACACGCGTTCCGCGGAGGAGACCGTCCGGGCCTGGCACGACGCAGTGAACAGCGGGGACGTCGAGGCTGCGGTGGCGCTCTGCACCCCCTCCGTCGCTGTCGGTGGCCCGCAGGGCACCGGTCACGGCCACGAGCTGATGCGCGCCTGGCTGAGGCGCTCCGGCATACGGCTGGAGCCCCAGCACCCGCTGCGGGAGGTGGACGGGCGCGTCTTCGTGCACGAGCGCGCGCAGTGGACGACGACGGAGCACGCCCCGGCGCAGGCGCCGACCGAGCACCCGGTCGACACGTGGGCGGTGTTCACCGCGGCCGACGGCCTCGTGACGTCGGTCAGCCGGTACGAGACCGAGGACGACGCCCTGCACGCCGTGGCAGCGGGCGACTAG
- a CDS encoding RNA methyltransferase → MPIHIDDPADPRLADYVALTDVALRRRTEPERGLYIAESEKVIRRALAAGHRPRSYLMAERWLTDLADLVGAAEEDGIPIFVGPHEVIEQLTGFHLHRGALASVQRPALSPVEELVSGARRVMVLEDIVDHTNVGAVFRSAAALGVDAVLVTPRCADPLYRRAIRVSMGTVFQVPWTRIDPWPGGVATLQENGFTVATLALADDAVSLDALAADPPERLALVLGTEGDGLSHHTIEAADLTVTIPMAGGVDSLNVAAAGAVAAWALRPPQRG, encoded by the coding sequence GTGCCGATCCACATCGACGACCCCGCCGATCCCCGCCTCGCGGACTACGTGGCGCTGACCGACGTGGCGCTGCGCCGGCGCACCGAGCCCGAGCGAGGTCTCTACATCGCCGAGTCGGAGAAGGTGATCCGTCGGGCGCTGGCGGCAGGGCACCGACCGCGCTCGTACCTCATGGCCGAGCGGTGGCTCACCGACCTGGCCGACCTGGTGGGCGCGGCTGAGGAGGACGGCATCCCCATCTTCGTCGGTCCGCACGAGGTGATCGAGCAGCTGACCGGGTTCCACCTCCATCGGGGCGCGCTGGCATCGGTGCAACGGCCGGCGCTGTCCCCGGTCGAGGAGCTCGTGAGCGGGGCCCGACGGGTGATGGTGCTCGAGGACATCGTGGACCACACCAACGTGGGGGCGGTGTTCCGTTCGGCCGCGGCGCTCGGCGTGGACGCCGTGCTGGTGACACCGCGGTGCGCGGACCCTTTGTACCGCAGGGCGATCCGCGTCTCCATGGGCACAGTCTTCCAAGTGCCGTGGACGCGCATCGACCCGTGGCCGGGTGGGGTGGCGACACTGCAGGAGAACGGGTTCACCGTGGCGACCCTTGCCCTCGCCGACGACGCGGTGAGCCTCGACGCCCTTGCCGCCGACCCGCCCGAGCGCCTGGCGCTGGTGCTGGGCACCGAGGGCGACGGCCTGTCGCACCACACGATCGAGGCGGCCGACCTGACCGTGACCATCCCGATGGCCGGGGGAGTGGACTCCCTGAACGTGGCTGCGGCGGGCGCCGTGGCCGCTTGGGCCCTGCGCCCGCCGCAGCGGGGGTGA
- the glgC gene encoding glucose-1-phosphate adenylyltransferase — protein sequence MPYRRGGPRVLAIVLAGGEGKRLMPLTADRAKPAVPFGGIYRLIDFALSNVVNSGYLKSVVLTQYKSHSLDRHITKTWRMSNMLGNYVTPVPAQQRIDKNWYLGSANAIFQSLNLVHDEHPDIVVVVGADHVYRMDFSQMVQQHIETGAGVTVAAIRQPISLADQFGVIEVEAAEPRRIQAFREKPTDAVGLPDSPDEVLASMGNYVFDASVLIDAVTRDDTREGSKHDMGGDIVPAFVDEKSAYVYDFKDNVIPGATERDQAYWRDVGTLDSYWEANMDLVSVHPVFNLYNYEWPIYTDYGPYPPAKLVHGSKGKYGEAHNSAVSPGVVISGATVTNSVLSPRVHVHSLTTIDDSVLMDGVEVGRGVVIRKAIIDKNVYVPEDTTIGVDREHDLARGFQVTESGLTVVAKGQEVTP from the coding sequence ATGCCATACAGACGAGGCGGACCCAGGGTTCTGGCGATCGTGCTCGCGGGAGGCGAGGGCAAGCGGCTGATGCCCCTCACCGCCGACCGGGCCAAACCGGCGGTGCCCTTCGGCGGCATCTACCGCCTCATCGACTTCGCCCTCAGCAACGTCGTGAACTCCGGCTACCTCAAGAGCGTGGTGCTGACGCAGTACAAGTCGCACAGCCTCGACCGGCACATCACGAAGACCTGGCGCATGTCGAACATGCTGGGCAACTACGTCACCCCGGTGCCGGCCCAGCAGCGGATCGACAAGAACTGGTACCTCGGCAGCGCGAACGCGATCTTCCAGAGCCTGAACCTCGTGCACGACGAGCACCCGGACATCGTCGTCGTCGTCGGCGCCGACCACGTCTACCGCATGGACTTCTCGCAGATGGTGCAGCAGCACATCGAGACCGGCGCCGGTGTGACGGTGGCCGCGATCCGCCAGCCGATCTCGCTCGCCGACCAGTTCGGGGTCATCGAGGTCGAGGCCGCGGAGCCCCGGCGCATCCAGGCCTTCCGCGAGAAGCCCACCGACGCCGTGGGCCTGCCCGACTCCCCCGACGAGGTGCTCGCCTCGATGGGCAACTACGTCTTCGACGCCAGCGTGCTGATCGACGCGGTCACCCGCGACGACACCCGCGAGGGCAGCAAGCACGACATGGGCGGCGACATCGTGCCGGCGTTCGTCGACGAGAAGTCCGCCTACGTCTACGACTTCAAGGACAACGTCATCCCGGGCGCGACCGAGCGCGACCAGGCCTACTGGCGAGACGTCGGGACGCTGGACTCCTACTGGGAGGCCAACATGGACCTCGTCTCGGTGCACCCGGTCTTCAACCTCTACAACTACGAGTGGCCGATCTACACCGACTACGGCCCCTACCCGCCGGCCAAGCTGGTCCACGGGTCGAAGGGCAAGTACGGCGAGGCCCACAACTCCGCCGTCTCCCCCGGCGTCGTGATCAGCGGGGCCACCGTGACCAACTCGGTCCTCTCCCCCCGGGTGCACGTCCACAGCCTCACCACGATCGACGACAGCGTCCTGATGGACGGCGTCGAGGTCGGCCGGGGCGTCGTCATCCGCAAGGCGATCATCGACAAGAACGTCTACGTGCCCGAGGACACCACGATCGGCGTCGACCGCGAGCACGACCTGGCCCGCGGGTTCCAGGTCACCGAGTCCGGCCTGACCGTGGTCGCCAAGGGCCAGGAGGTCACGCCCTGA
- a CDS encoding NfeD family protein, protein MEWLGDNPWLIWVGVALVLAAIEAATVDFVFIMLAAGALASAVAAAFGAPFALQIVVGVVVAVALLVAVRPWVRRKFNETAASATIGAGSLVGRTAWVLQTVTNTDGRVKLAGETWSARLAEGDTPLTPGQRVRVVSIQGATAIVAGNALSNRGE, encoded by the coding sequence ATGGAGTGGCTGGGCGACAACCCCTGGCTCATCTGGGTCGGGGTGGCGCTGGTGCTGGCAGCGATCGAGGCGGCGACGGTCGACTTCGTCTTCATCATGCTGGCCGCTGGGGCGCTGGCCTCGGCGGTGGCCGCCGCGTTCGGAGCGCCGTTCGCCCTGCAGATCGTGGTGGGCGTCGTCGTGGCGGTCGCGCTCCTGGTGGCCGTCCGCCCTTGGGTGAGAAGGAAGTTCAACGAGACAGCTGCGTCGGCGACGATCGGCGCGGGCAGCCTCGTCGGCCGCACCGCCTGGGTCCTGCAGACGGTCACCAACACCGACGGCCGGGTCAAGCTCGCCGGTGAGACGTGGTCGGCGAGGCTCGCCGAGGGCGACACACCACTCACGCCGGGGCAGCGGGTCCGGGTCGTGTCAATCCAGGGGGCCACGGCGATCGTCGCCGGCAACGCGCTCTCCAACAGAGGGGAATGA